The Procambarus clarkii isolate CNS0578487 chromosome 76, FALCON_Pclarkii_2.0, whole genome shotgun sequence genome includes a window with the following:
- the LOC123771498 gene encoding uncharacterized protein isoform X1, which translates to MRLYTPAKVPTPTTLSTTSASPEEEGGEGVLDASLNNQNNYDSRAVDLTRRAIEKDSRFDDKLHLNSPRGDDKTQLHLTRLDDTLHFNGPLREERHLGTQINGIPTTQNGARTLDFSPSPLENGTDTITSLESVPWNIEGTDTIKENGCKSLLSKWSLTSEENGQDTAELSEEAELKQLREENKKLKAALKEAAEVNGQWRNYHDQRQKYVQRLLTTIQELHHPHQSAHSAIQVEGETGPEAEVRRLRAAFTKLQADHDEHVTLLEMQVRAHRDDWEAERSEKQATQTALAEAQARTALLLHELQLLQAKLADSESKRSLCWRCMLPQGGEASGGGGRAATTTTTTAPSPPPPTTTTSTTSHSAQPSPVPAPSAPSPAPPPPPTTHHVPQTPLKGWIPVSMLHHIAFSGATPEHQSPVVQGQQRSQQQQQQQPSRAPLHHHHHHQQQQQTGSTVLRPRPTSLSTSNNVRREMEQTAGAEPSTSSNTESKALSPRVTHAHDTKNLLVGTTDDKKKYEAMGARPKVLGNLQTGVGKGLGLLEDEKTAKHRARSILASAIPVSPVSSGPSTPLGTCIKTPSIPSMPKGYMPITSTVLTPINFRPPFVAHKRPSTMKQVAQAAQVSATPSSSSTSAKGHNGSSPGSLCGDTTTTSSGCHSTPSITKNTTVSNTTNTAPVTVSEETHNKIISSQINDRIKSPDAASQENKVTTESVRKHETQSSTGVTGRRRTDDPTSNSVRSQSSDGVVTRMSCSSPTTTFTCTSPSNITSLSCSNVTNATTTVCCSSPTTHTTSSSSSLPSISAAGVNTEAVSGAPGHTSVKGIQPSSAMTAFQSSSPSTGETPKSNSNTVSSHTAAGDTVSQSHNVSAHDTTRNTNNGTISIISPNSCSTTLPSQTTTTDTTATKSSNTTNNSTAFASITVTTTATGTNVPPTASTYSSATSSRSSSPGISLTTFGLNSEGRGIPGAIFFALGSDQRGGRSPQPCTSPRRTSNASVGVKSPTPDAVTSGQPQRDTLPPSGVKSPTIVLNSSSGPATVKEEHWWSVESPDRQGSQGKVVNSTWVRLMGGQANSRQDSGLPWRTARAVSGQQLKKARRISQDDANGPISPNSVSSSTATFTYTPAVNSPPSSTLSSATNSAASSPPPSFNPRSNDDLKSMASKNIASAIISYELGSKCESPGSGSGAPVGSGSSPDGVATLTRRQLVCPSCQMLFPPDKHINFLDHFETCHGPEYADL; encoded by the exons ATGCGTCTCTACACCCCGGCCAAGGtaccaacccccaccacactctcTACAACA TCAGCGTCACCCGAGgaagagggtggtgaaggggtgCTGGACGCTTCGCTCAACAACCAGAACAACTACGACTCTCGAGCCGTCGACCTCACACGACGAGCCATTGAGAAAGACTCCCGCTTCGACGACAAATTACACCTGAACTCCCCGCGCGGTGACGACAAGACACAGCTGCACTTAACACGACTCGATGACACGCTGCACTTCAACGGTCCCCTGCGGGAGGAGCGGCACCTCGGCACCCAGATAAATGGCATCCCCACAACTCAAAATGGCGCGAGAACTCTGGATTTTAGTCCATCGCCACTGGAGAACGGCACCGACACAATCACTTCACTGGAAAGTGTTCCCTGGAACATTGAAGGCACCGACACTATCAAAGAAAATGGATGTAAATCTTTGTTGAGTAAATGGTCTCTCACGTCGGAAGAAAACGGGCAGGACACGGCAGAGCTCTCGGAGGAGGCGGAACTCAAGCAACTTAGAGAAGAAAATAAGAAATTAAAAGCTGCACTAAAGGAG GCAGCCGAGGTGAACGGCCAGTGGCGCAACTACCACGACCAACGCCAGAAGTACGTCCAGCGTCTACTAACTACCATCCAGGaactacaccaccctcaccaatcCGCCCACTCCGCTATACAG GTGGAGGGTGAGACTGGTCCGGAGGCCGAGGTGCGACGTCTGAGGGCTGCCTTCACCAAGCTCCAGGCAGACCATGACGAACATGTCACTCTCCTGGAGATGCAG GTTCGCGCTCACAGAGACGACTGGGAGGCGGAGCGGAGCGAGAAGCAGGCCACGCAGACCGCCTTGGCTGAGGCGCAGGCCAGGACGGCTCTTCTGCTCCACGAACTCCAGCTGCTGCAAGCCAAG TTAGCGGACAGTGAGAGCAAGAGATCCCTGTGCTGGCGGTGTATGCTGCCACAGGGAGGTgaagccagtggtggtggtggacgagccgccaccaccactaccaccaccgccccatcaccaccaccaccgaccacaactaccagcaccaccagccacagcgccCAGCCCTCTCCAGTTCCCGCCCCGTCGGCCCCGTCGCCAGCCCCACCacccccgcccaccacccaccacgtcCCCCAG ACTCCGCTGAAGGGATGGATCCCCGTGTCCATGTTGCACCACATCGCCTTCAGTGGCGCCACCCCGGAGCACCAGTCGCCTGTAGTACAGGGCCAACAGCgctcccagcagcagcagcagcagcagccctccCGCGCCCctcttcaccatcatcaccaccaccagcagcagcagcagacgggaagCACTGTACTGAGGCCCCGACCCACCAGTCTCAGCACCAGCAACAATGTCAGAAGAGAGATGGAGCAGACAGCGGGGGCTGAGCCTTCTACCAGCAGTAACACCGAGAGTAAGGCGCTCAGTCCCCGCGTGACGCATGCTCACGACACCAAGAACCTCCTCGTTGGAACGACAGACGACAAGAAAAAATATGAAGCCATGGGTGCCCGACCCAAGGTGTTGGGCAACCTTCAGACAGGGGTAGGCAAAGGCCTCGGGCTGTTGGAGGACGAGAAGACGGCAAAACACCGAGCGCGTTCCATCCTGGCCAGCGCCATACCCGTTTCCCCAGTGTCAAGCGGCCCTTCCACGCCCTTAGGCACATGCATCAAAACCCCGTCCATACCCAGCATGCCCAAAGGATACATGCCCATCACCTCCACAGTCCTCACCCCCATCAACTTTCGGCCACCCTTTGTGGCCCACAAGCGGCCCTCAACCATGAAGCAAGTTGCTCAGGCAGCCCAGGTCTCCGCGACGCCTAGCAGCTCGTCAACCTCTGCTAAAGGACACAATGGGTCTTCACCGGGCTCCCTATGTGGGGACACGACCACAACCAGCAGTGGCTGTCACTCCACACCTTCCATAACTAAGAATACCACAGTCAGTAACACAACCAACACGGCTCCTGTCACAGTCAGTGAAGAGACTCATAACAAGATAATATCCAGTCAGATAAATGATAGGATTAAGTCTCCCGACGCAGCAAGCCAAGAAAACAAAGTAACAACGGAGAGTGTTCGAAAACACGAGACACAGAGCAGTACAGGTGTAACAGGACGCAGAAGAACAGACGACCCCACATCTAATAGCGTAAGAAGCCAGTCTTCAGACGGCGTAGTCACCAGAATGTCTTGTTCGAGTCCCACCACGACCTTCACTTGTACAAGTCCATCAAACATCACATCGCTCTCTTGTTCAAACGTGACTAACGCGACCACGACGGTGTGTTGCTCCAGCCcgaccacccacaccacctcctcctcctcatctttaCCCAGCATCAGTGCTGCTGGGGTCAACACTGAGGCTGTTTCTGGAGCACCCGGCCACACCTCCGTCAAGGGTATCCAACCTTCCAGCGCCATGACAGCCTTCCAGTCATCATCTCCGTCCACTGGTGAGACTCCAAAATCCAATTCCAACACAGTGTCATCTCACACAGCCGCCGGCGACACTGTATCACAGTCTCACAACGTGTCTGCTCACGACACAACTAGAAACACAAATAATGGTACTATATCAATCATCTCTCCAAACTCCTGCAGCACTACGCTACcttcacagaccaccaccacagacaccacagccaccaagtcctccaacactaccaacaactccaCAGCCTTCGCttccatcactgtcaccaccacagccacgggCACCAACGTCCCTCCAACAGCTTCTACATACTCTTCGGCAACGTCATCCCGCTCCTCGTCGCCCGGAATATCCCTCACCACATTTGGCCTCAACTCTGAAGGACGAGGCATTCCTGGAGCTATATTTTTCGCTCTGGGCTCAGACCAGAGGGGCGGCCGCAGTCCCCAACCGTGCACCTCTCCGCGCAGGACCTCTAATGCCTCGGTGGGCGTCAAGAGTCCCACGCCAGACGCTGTGACTAGTGGCCAGCCACAGCGAGACACGTTGCCTCCTTCAGGAGTCAAGAGTCCCACGATAGTATTGAATAGCAGCTCCGGGCCAGCAACCGTAAAGGAGGAGCACTGGTGGTCGGTCGAGAGTCCAGATCGCCAAGGAAGTCAAGGAAAAGTGGTCAACTCCACCTGGGTGAGGCTCATGGGAGGCCAGGCAAACAGTCGGCAGGACTCGGGTCTGCCGTGGCGCACCGCCCGGGCCGTGTCGGGTCAGCAACTAAAGAAAGCACGGCGAATCTCTCAAGACGATGCCAACGGCCCTATATCACCCAATAGCGTGTCGTCGTCGACGGCAACTTTCACATATACCCCAGCCGTCAATTCTCCCCCATCGTCGACACTGTCGTCCGCCACCAACTCTGCCGCCTCCTCACCGCCGCCCTCATTTAACCCGCGGTCAAACGACGACCTCAAGTCAATGGCCTCAAAGAACATCGCCTCTGCCATCATAAGTTACGAGTTAGGAAGCAAGTGTGAGAGTCCTGGAAGCGGCTCTGGTGCGCCCGTTGGCTCAGGGAGCAGCCCCGATGGCGTGGCCACGCTTACCCGCCGCCAGCTTGTCTGCCCCTCCTGCCAGATGCTATTCCCGCCAGATAAACATATTAATTTCCTCGACCACTTCGAGACATGCCACGGCCCCGAGTACGCCGATCTTTGA
- the LOC123771498 gene encoding uncharacterized protein isoform X2, producing the protein MRLYTPAKSASPEEEGGEGVLDASLNNQNNYDSRAVDLTRRAIEKDSRFDDKLHLNSPRGDDKTQLHLTRLDDTLHFNGPLREERHLGTQINGIPTTQNGARTLDFSPSPLENGTDTITSLESVPWNIEGTDTIKENGCKSLLSKWSLTSEENGQDTAELSEEAELKQLREENKKLKAALKEAAEVNGQWRNYHDQRQKYVQRLLTTIQELHHPHQSAHSAIQVEGETGPEAEVRRLRAAFTKLQADHDEHVTLLEMQVRAHRDDWEAERSEKQATQTALAEAQARTALLLHELQLLQAKLADSESKRSLCWRCMLPQGGEASGGGGRAATTTTTTAPSPPPPTTTTSTTSHSAQPSPVPAPSAPSPAPPPPPTTHHVPQTPLKGWIPVSMLHHIAFSGATPEHQSPVVQGQQRSQQQQQQQPSRAPLHHHHHHQQQQQTGSTVLRPRPTSLSTSNNVRREMEQTAGAEPSTSSNTESKALSPRVTHAHDTKNLLVGTTDDKKKYEAMGARPKVLGNLQTGVGKGLGLLEDEKTAKHRARSILASAIPVSPVSSGPSTPLGTCIKTPSIPSMPKGYMPITSTVLTPINFRPPFVAHKRPSTMKQVAQAAQVSATPSSSSTSAKGHNGSSPGSLCGDTTTTSSGCHSTPSITKNTTVSNTTNTAPVTVSEETHNKIISSQINDRIKSPDAASQENKVTTESVRKHETQSSTGVTGRRRTDDPTSNSVRSQSSDGVVTRMSCSSPTTTFTCTSPSNITSLSCSNVTNATTTVCCSSPTTHTTSSSSSLPSISAAGVNTEAVSGAPGHTSVKGIQPSSAMTAFQSSSPSTGETPKSNSNTVSSHTAAGDTVSQSHNVSAHDTTRNTNNGTISIISPNSCSTTLPSQTTTTDTTATKSSNTTNNSTAFASITVTTTATGTNVPPTASTYSSATSSRSSSPGISLTTFGLNSEGRGIPGAIFFALGSDQRGGRSPQPCTSPRRTSNASVGVKSPTPDAVTSGQPQRDTLPPSGVKSPTIVLNSSSGPATVKEEHWWSVESPDRQGSQGKVVNSTWVRLMGGQANSRQDSGLPWRTARAVSGQQLKKARRISQDDANGPISPNSVSSSTATFTYTPAVNSPPSSTLSSATNSAASSPPPSFNPRSNDDLKSMASKNIASAIISYELGSKCESPGSGSGAPVGSGSSPDGVATLTRRQLVCPSCQMLFPPDKHINFLDHFETCHGPEYADL; encoded by the exons ATGCGTCTCTACACCCCGGCCAAG TCAGCGTCACCCGAGgaagagggtggtgaaggggtgCTGGACGCTTCGCTCAACAACCAGAACAACTACGACTCTCGAGCCGTCGACCTCACACGACGAGCCATTGAGAAAGACTCCCGCTTCGACGACAAATTACACCTGAACTCCCCGCGCGGTGACGACAAGACACAGCTGCACTTAACACGACTCGATGACACGCTGCACTTCAACGGTCCCCTGCGGGAGGAGCGGCACCTCGGCACCCAGATAAATGGCATCCCCACAACTCAAAATGGCGCGAGAACTCTGGATTTTAGTCCATCGCCACTGGAGAACGGCACCGACACAATCACTTCACTGGAAAGTGTTCCCTGGAACATTGAAGGCACCGACACTATCAAAGAAAATGGATGTAAATCTTTGTTGAGTAAATGGTCTCTCACGTCGGAAGAAAACGGGCAGGACACGGCAGAGCTCTCGGAGGAGGCGGAACTCAAGCAACTTAGAGAAGAAAATAAGAAATTAAAAGCTGCACTAAAGGAG GCAGCCGAGGTGAACGGCCAGTGGCGCAACTACCACGACCAACGCCAGAAGTACGTCCAGCGTCTACTAACTACCATCCAGGaactacaccaccctcaccaatcCGCCCACTCCGCTATACAG GTGGAGGGTGAGACTGGTCCGGAGGCCGAGGTGCGACGTCTGAGGGCTGCCTTCACCAAGCTCCAGGCAGACCATGACGAACATGTCACTCTCCTGGAGATGCAG GTTCGCGCTCACAGAGACGACTGGGAGGCGGAGCGGAGCGAGAAGCAGGCCACGCAGACCGCCTTGGCTGAGGCGCAGGCCAGGACGGCTCTTCTGCTCCACGAACTCCAGCTGCTGCAAGCCAAG TTAGCGGACAGTGAGAGCAAGAGATCCCTGTGCTGGCGGTGTATGCTGCCACAGGGAGGTgaagccagtggtggtggtggacgagccgccaccaccactaccaccaccgccccatcaccaccaccaccgaccacaactaccagcaccaccagccacagcgccCAGCCCTCTCCAGTTCCCGCCCCGTCGGCCCCGTCGCCAGCCCCACCacccccgcccaccacccaccacgtcCCCCAG ACTCCGCTGAAGGGATGGATCCCCGTGTCCATGTTGCACCACATCGCCTTCAGTGGCGCCACCCCGGAGCACCAGTCGCCTGTAGTACAGGGCCAACAGCgctcccagcagcagcagcagcagcagccctccCGCGCCCctcttcaccatcatcaccaccaccagcagcagcagcagacgggaagCACTGTACTGAGGCCCCGACCCACCAGTCTCAGCACCAGCAACAATGTCAGAAGAGAGATGGAGCAGACAGCGGGGGCTGAGCCTTCTACCAGCAGTAACACCGAGAGTAAGGCGCTCAGTCCCCGCGTGACGCATGCTCACGACACCAAGAACCTCCTCGTTGGAACGACAGACGACAAGAAAAAATATGAAGCCATGGGTGCCCGACCCAAGGTGTTGGGCAACCTTCAGACAGGGGTAGGCAAAGGCCTCGGGCTGTTGGAGGACGAGAAGACGGCAAAACACCGAGCGCGTTCCATCCTGGCCAGCGCCATACCCGTTTCCCCAGTGTCAAGCGGCCCTTCCACGCCCTTAGGCACATGCATCAAAACCCCGTCCATACCCAGCATGCCCAAAGGATACATGCCCATCACCTCCACAGTCCTCACCCCCATCAACTTTCGGCCACCCTTTGTGGCCCACAAGCGGCCCTCAACCATGAAGCAAGTTGCTCAGGCAGCCCAGGTCTCCGCGACGCCTAGCAGCTCGTCAACCTCTGCTAAAGGACACAATGGGTCTTCACCGGGCTCCCTATGTGGGGACACGACCACAACCAGCAGTGGCTGTCACTCCACACCTTCCATAACTAAGAATACCACAGTCAGTAACACAACCAACACGGCTCCTGTCACAGTCAGTGAAGAGACTCATAACAAGATAATATCCAGTCAGATAAATGATAGGATTAAGTCTCCCGACGCAGCAAGCCAAGAAAACAAAGTAACAACGGAGAGTGTTCGAAAACACGAGACACAGAGCAGTACAGGTGTAACAGGACGCAGAAGAACAGACGACCCCACATCTAATAGCGTAAGAAGCCAGTCTTCAGACGGCGTAGTCACCAGAATGTCTTGTTCGAGTCCCACCACGACCTTCACTTGTACAAGTCCATCAAACATCACATCGCTCTCTTGTTCAAACGTGACTAACGCGACCACGACGGTGTGTTGCTCCAGCCcgaccacccacaccacctcctcctcctcatctttaCCCAGCATCAGTGCTGCTGGGGTCAACACTGAGGCTGTTTCTGGAGCACCCGGCCACACCTCCGTCAAGGGTATCCAACCTTCCAGCGCCATGACAGCCTTCCAGTCATCATCTCCGTCCACTGGTGAGACTCCAAAATCCAATTCCAACACAGTGTCATCTCACACAGCCGCCGGCGACACTGTATCACAGTCTCACAACGTGTCTGCTCACGACACAACTAGAAACACAAATAATGGTACTATATCAATCATCTCTCCAAACTCCTGCAGCACTACGCTACcttcacagaccaccaccacagacaccacagccaccaagtcctccaacactaccaacaactccaCAGCCTTCGCttccatcactgtcaccaccacagccacgggCACCAACGTCCCTCCAACAGCTTCTACATACTCTTCGGCAACGTCATCCCGCTCCTCGTCGCCCGGAATATCCCTCACCACATTTGGCCTCAACTCTGAAGGACGAGGCATTCCTGGAGCTATATTTTTCGCTCTGGGCTCAGACCAGAGGGGCGGCCGCAGTCCCCAACCGTGCACCTCTCCGCGCAGGACCTCTAATGCCTCGGTGGGCGTCAAGAGTCCCACGCCAGACGCTGTGACTAGTGGCCAGCCACAGCGAGACACGTTGCCTCCTTCAGGAGTCAAGAGTCCCACGATAGTATTGAATAGCAGCTCCGGGCCAGCAACCGTAAAGGAGGAGCACTGGTGGTCGGTCGAGAGTCCAGATCGCCAAGGAAGTCAAGGAAAAGTGGTCAACTCCACCTGGGTGAGGCTCATGGGAGGCCAGGCAAACAGTCGGCAGGACTCGGGTCTGCCGTGGCGCACCGCCCGGGCCGTGTCGGGTCAGCAACTAAAGAAAGCACGGCGAATCTCTCAAGACGATGCCAACGGCCCTATATCACCCAATAGCGTGTCGTCGTCGACGGCAACTTTCACATATACCCCAGCCGTCAATTCTCCCCCATCGTCGACACTGTCGTCCGCCACCAACTCTGCCGCCTCCTCACCGCCGCCCTCATTTAACCCGCGGTCAAACGACGACCTCAAGTCAATGGCCTCAAAGAACATCGCCTCTGCCATCATAAGTTACGAGTTAGGAAGCAAGTGTGAGAGTCCTGGAAGCGGCTCTGGTGCGCCCGTTGGCTCAGGGAGCAGCCCCGATGGCGTGGCCACGCTTACCCGCCGCCAGCTTGTCTGCCCCTCCTGCCAGATGCTATTCCCGCCAGATAAACATATTAATTTCCTCGACCACTTCGAGACATGCCACGGCCCCGAGTACGCCGATCTTTGA